The following are encoded together in the Triticum dicoccoides isolate Atlit2015 ecotype Zavitan chromosome 6B, WEW_v2.0, whole genome shotgun sequence genome:
- the LOC119324299 gene encoding mitogen-activated protein kinase 12-like, whose translation MEFFTEYGEASQYQIEEIIGQGSFGVVAAAVDTQTGEWVAIKKIHDMFEHAPDGTRILREIKLLRLLRHPNIVEIKHILLPPARREFRDIYVVFELMESDLQKVIQVNENLTAGHHQYFLYQLLHALKYIHAANVFHRDLKPSNILANSNCKLKICDFGLARASRDDAPLAIFWTDYVATRWYRAPELCGSFFSKVSVCLFEAKFAYG comes from the exons ATGGAGTTCTTCACAGAATATGGGGAGGCAAGCCAGTATCAGATCGAAGAGATCATTGGCCAGGGAAGCTTCGGAGTAGTTGCTGCTGCAGTAGATACCCAAACTGGGGAGTGGGTTGCGATCAAGAAGATACATGATATGTTTGAGCATGCCCCAGATGGCACCCGCATTCTTCGGGAAATCAAGCTTCTTCGGCTTCTCCGCCACCCAAACATAGTTGAGATCAAACACATCCTGCTTCCCCCTGCCCGAAGGGAGTTTAGAGATATTTATGTTGTTTTTGAGCTCATGGAGTCAGACCTACAAAAAGTGATCCAAGTAAATGAGAACCTCACCGCAGGGCATCACCAGTATTTCTTGTATCAGCTTCTTCATGCCCTCAAGTACATCCATGCAG CTAATGTATTTCATCGTGACTTAAAACCGAGCAACATACTTGCCAATTCTAATTGCAAACTAAAGATCTGTGACTTTGGGCTTGCACGCGCATCGCGTGATGATGCTCCCTTGGCTATATTTTGGACT GACTATGTGGCTACAAGGTGGTACCGTGctcctgaattatgtggctcatttTTCTCCAAAGTCAGTGTCTGTTTGTTTGAGGCTAAGTTTGCCTATGGTTGA
- the LOC119320894 gene encoding non-specific lipid-transfer protein C6-like: protein MASSNKACAAALLLLLALVVATAADAAKGITALEPTAIPWQAEVDVSATCMGSLLALSPCLPFFRDAGTSGAPAGCCEGLGGIVQDQPACLCHIFNHTLERAIGVDIPVDRALGLLSNVCGLTPPEDLMTSCGGGVPVPPLYMCPAPSA from the coding sequence ATGGCGTCGTCCAACAAGGCctgcgccgccgccctcctcctgcTGCTGGCCCTCGTCGTCGCCACGGCGGCCGACGCGGCGAAGGGCATCACCGCGTTGGAGCCCACCGCCATCCCGTGGCAGGCGGAGGTGGACGTGTCGGCGACGTGCATGGGGTCGCTGCTGGCGCTGAGCCCGTGCCTGCCCTTCTTCAGGGACGCGGGCACGTCGGGGGCGCCGGCGGGGTGCTGCGAGGGCCTGGGCGGCATCGTCCAAGACCAGCCGGCGTGCCTGTGCCACATCTTCAACCACACCCTGGAGCGGGCCATCGGCGTCGACATCCCCGTCGACCGCGCGCTCGGCCTCCTCAGCAACGTCTGCGGCCTCACCCCGCCGGAGGACCTCATGACCAGCTGCGGCGGCGGCGTCCCCGTGCCGCCGCTGTACATGTGCCCGGCGCCCTCGGCCTGA